The Watersipora subatra chromosome 1, tzWatSuba1.1, whole genome shotgun sequence genome has a window encoding:
- the LOC137385540 gene encoding phosphatidylinositol 3,4,5-trisphosphate 3-phosphatase and dual-specificity protein phosphatase PTEN-like isoform X1 yields the protein MASVLNVVRKTVSKKKRRFEDGNYNLDLTYVKQNLIAMGFPAEKMEGVYRNHIDDVVKFLEEKHHGHYKVYNLCSERKYDVTKFQSRVAHYPFDDHNPPRIELIQPFCEDVDAWLAKHPDNVAVVHCKAGKGRTGVMICAYLLHQHVKENAADALKFYDETRTSDHKGVTIPSQRRYVGYYDLLLKAKPEKYVETTLLLKGIRLKTIPRHSNLTPQIVIWKSSSSSASTAKLYESLPISNASKFDNELFLEFTEKLPVSGDTLITMFNKPLIRKKERMFQFWFNTYFVTEDSGQNTCKNGSTISDLYPKLAEVPKSTHASYDFGRVRRTQSQPTHSESSRTVKASSSFSFDMCKCLVLKLNKQELDKANKDRSHRLFDPNFQVICYFEREGHAGTLLAAAGLEGIDVSLGDVEEVAYDNLSDSDTDSEAYA from the exons ATGGCCAGCGTTCTCAATGTTGTAAGGAAAACTGTCAGTAAGAAGAAACGACGATTCGAAGATGGAAATTACAACCTCGACCTTACCT ATGTTAAACAGAATCTAATAGCAATGGGATTTCCAGCTGAGAAGATGGAAGGAGTCTACAGAAATCATATCGATGATGTGGTTAA GTTCCTTGAAGAAAAACACCATGGGCATTACAAAGTCTACAATCT ATGCTCTGAACGGAAGTACGATGTTACCAAATTTCAATCAAGAGTCGCACACTACCCATTTGATGACCACAATCCACCGAGGATAGAGTTGATTCAGCCATTTTGTGAGGATGTGGATGCGTGGCTGGCTAAACATCCAGACAATGTTGCTGTGGTTCATTGTAAAGCTGGCAAG GGCCGAACTGGAGTGATGATTTGTGCATACCTACTCCACCAGCATGTCAAGGAAAACGCCGCCGATGCTCTCAAGTTTTACGATGAAACTCGAACTAGCGATCATAAG GGTGTGACCATACCGAGTCAGCGACGCTATGTCGGTTATTATGACCTCCTGCTGAAAGCCAAGCCAGAAAAATATGTAGAAACAACCCTGTTACTCAAGGGCATACGGCTTAAAACAATCCCTCGCCACTCCAATCTGA CACCACAGATAGTAATATGGAAGTCGTCCTCCTCTTCGGCATCGACTGCCAAGTTGTATGAAAGTTTACCCATCAGCAATGCAAGCAAATTTGACAATGAGCTTTTCTTAGAGTTCACGGAAAAGCTGCCGGTGTCAGGGGACACTCTCATTACCATGTTTAACAAGCCACTCATTCGTAAGAAAGAACGAATGTTTCAATTCTGGTTTAACACGTATTTTGTGACGGAGGACTCAGGTCAGAATACGTGTAAAAACGGCAGCACCATATCAGATCTCTACCCTAAGCTGGCTGAAGTGCCCAAGTCTACGCACGCTAGCTATGACTTTGGCAGGGTGCGCAG AACTCAATCCCAGCCTACCCATAGTGAATC CAGCAGAACTGTGAAAGCTTCCTCATCTTTCTCATTTGATATGTGCAAGTGCCTCGTTCTAAAGCTTAACAAGCAGGAATTAGACAAGGCCAATAAGGACAGATCACATCGCCTATTCGATCCAAACTTTCAG GTGATTTGTTACTTTGAGCGGGAAGGCCATGCAGGCACGTTGCTGGCAGCTGCCGGCTTAGAAGGAATAGACGTATCTCTAGGTGATGTGGAGGAAGTTGCATATGACAATCTGTCTGACAGTGACACTGATAGTGAGGCCTACGCTTGA
- the LOC137385540 gene encoding phosphatidylinositol 3,4,5-trisphosphate 3-phosphatase and dual-specificity protein phosphatase PTEN-like isoform X3, whose protein sequence is MASVLNVVRKTVSKKKRRFEDGNYNLDLTYVKQNLIAMGFPAEKMEGVYRNHIDDVVKFLEEKHHGHYKVYNLCSERKYDVTKFQSRVAHYPFDDHNPPRIELIQPFCEDVDAWLAKHPDNVAVVHCKAGKGRTGVMICAYLLHQHVKENAADALKFYDETRTSDHKGVTIPSQRRYVGYYDLLLKAKPEKYVETTLLLKGIRLKTIPRHSNLTPQIVIWKSSSSSASTAKLYESLPISNASKFDNELFLEFTEKLPVSGDTLITMFNKPLIRKKERMFQFWFNTYFVTEDSGQNTCKNGSTISDLYPKLAEVPKSTHASYDFGRVRSSRTVKASSSFSFDMCKCLVLKLNKQELDKANKDRSHRLFDPNFQVICYFEREGHAGTLLAAAGLEGIDVSLGDVEEVAYDNLSDSDTDSEAYA, encoded by the exons ATGGCCAGCGTTCTCAATGTTGTAAGGAAAACTGTCAGTAAGAAGAAACGACGATTCGAAGATGGAAATTACAACCTCGACCTTACCT ATGTTAAACAGAATCTAATAGCAATGGGATTTCCAGCTGAGAAGATGGAAGGAGTCTACAGAAATCATATCGATGATGTGGTTAA GTTCCTTGAAGAAAAACACCATGGGCATTACAAAGTCTACAATCT ATGCTCTGAACGGAAGTACGATGTTACCAAATTTCAATCAAGAGTCGCACACTACCCATTTGATGACCACAATCCACCGAGGATAGAGTTGATTCAGCCATTTTGTGAGGATGTGGATGCGTGGCTGGCTAAACATCCAGACAATGTTGCTGTGGTTCATTGTAAAGCTGGCAAG GGCCGAACTGGAGTGATGATTTGTGCATACCTACTCCACCAGCATGTCAAGGAAAACGCCGCCGATGCTCTCAAGTTTTACGATGAAACTCGAACTAGCGATCATAAG GGTGTGACCATACCGAGTCAGCGACGCTATGTCGGTTATTATGACCTCCTGCTGAAAGCCAAGCCAGAAAAATATGTAGAAACAACCCTGTTACTCAAGGGCATACGGCTTAAAACAATCCCTCGCCACTCCAATCTGA CACCACAGATAGTAATATGGAAGTCGTCCTCCTCTTCGGCATCGACTGCCAAGTTGTATGAAAGTTTACCCATCAGCAATGCAAGCAAATTTGACAATGAGCTTTTCTTAGAGTTCACGGAAAAGCTGCCGGTGTCAGGGGACACTCTCATTACCATGTTTAACAAGCCACTCATTCGTAAGAAAGAACGAATGTTTCAATTCTGGTTTAACACGTATTTTGTGACGGAGGACTCAGGTCAGAATACGTGTAAAAACGGCAGCACCATATCAGATCTCTACCCTAAGCTGGCTGAAGTGCCCAAGTCTACGCACGCTAGCTATGACTTTGGCAGGGTGCGCAG CAGCAGAACTGTGAAAGCTTCCTCATCTTTCTCATTTGATATGTGCAAGTGCCTCGTTCTAAAGCTTAACAAGCAGGAATTAGACAAGGCCAATAAGGACAGATCACATCGCCTATTCGATCCAAACTTTCAG GTGATTTGTTACTTTGAGCGGGAAGGCCATGCAGGCACGTTGCTGGCAGCTGCCGGCTTAGAAGGAATAGACGTATCTCTAGGTGATGTGGAGGAAGTTGCATATGACAATCTGTCTGACAGTGACACTGATAGTGAGGCCTACGCTTGA
- the LOC137385540 gene encoding phosphatidylinositol 3,4,5-trisphosphate 3-phosphatase and dual-specificity protein phosphatase PTEN-like isoform X2, translating into MASVLNVVRKTVSKKKRRFEDGNYNLDLTYVKQNLIAMGFPAEKMEGVYRNHIDDVVKFLEEKHHGHYKVYNLCSERKYDVTKFQSRVAHYPFDDHNPPRIELIQPFCEDVDAWLAKHPDNVAVVHCKAGKGRTGVMICAYLLHQHVKENAADALKFYDETRTSDHKGVTIPSQRRYVGYYDLLLKAKPEKYVETTLLLKGIRLKTIPRHSNLTPQIVIWKSSSSSASTAKLYESLPISNASKFDNELFLEFTEKLPVSGDTLITMFNKPLIRKKERMFQFWFNTYFVTEDSGQNTCKNGSTISDLYPKLAEVPKSTHASYDFGRVRRTQSQPTHSESRTVKASSSFSFDMCKCLVLKLNKQELDKANKDRSHRLFDPNFQVICYFEREGHAGTLLAAAGLEGIDVSLGDVEEVAYDNLSDSDTDSEAYA; encoded by the exons ATGGCCAGCGTTCTCAATGTTGTAAGGAAAACTGTCAGTAAGAAGAAACGACGATTCGAAGATGGAAATTACAACCTCGACCTTACCT ATGTTAAACAGAATCTAATAGCAATGGGATTTCCAGCTGAGAAGATGGAAGGAGTCTACAGAAATCATATCGATGATGTGGTTAA GTTCCTTGAAGAAAAACACCATGGGCATTACAAAGTCTACAATCT ATGCTCTGAACGGAAGTACGATGTTACCAAATTTCAATCAAGAGTCGCACACTACCCATTTGATGACCACAATCCACCGAGGATAGAGTTGATTCAGCCATTTTGTGAGGATGTGGATGCGTGGCTGGCTAAACATCCAGACAATGTTGCTGTGGTTCATTGTAAAGCTGGCAAG GGCCGAACTGGAGTGATGATTTGTGCATACCTACTCCACCAGCATGTCAAGGAAAACGCCGCCGATGCTCTCAAGTTTTACGATGAAACTCGAACTAGCGATCATAAG GGTGTGACCATACCGAGTCAGCGACGCTATGTCGGTTATTATGACCTCCTGCTGAAAGCCAAGCCAGAAAAATATGTAGAAACAACCCTGTTACTCAAGGGCATACGGCTTAAAACAATCCCTCGCCACTCCAATCTGA CACCACAGATAGTAATATGGAAGTCGTCCTCCTCTTCGGCATCGACTGCCAAGTTGTATGAAAGTTTACCCATCAGCAATGCAAGCAAATTTGACAATGAGCTTTTCTTAGAGTTCACGGAAAAGCTGCCGGTGTCAGGGGACACTCTCATTACCATGTTTAACAAGCCACTCATTCGTAAGAAAGAACGAATGTTTCAATTCTGGTTTAACACGTATTTTGTGACGGAGGACTCAGGTCAGAATACGTGTAAAAACGGCAGCACCATATCAGATCTCTACCCTAAGCTGGCTGAAGTGCCCAAGTCTACGCACGCTAGCTATGACTTTGGCAGGGTGCGCAG AACTCAATCCCAGCCTACCCATAGTGAATC CAGAACTGTGAAAGCTTCCTCATCTTTCTCATTTGATATGTGCAAGTGCCTCGTTCTAAAGCTTAACAAGCAGGAATTAGACAAGGCCAATAAGGACAGATCACATCGCCTATTCGATCCAAACTTTCAG GTGATTTGTTACTTTGAGCGGGAAGGCCATGCAGGCACGTTGCTGGCAGCTGCCGGCTTAGAAGGAATAGACGTATCTCTAGGTGATGTGGAGGAAGTTGCATATGACAATCTGTCTGACAGTGACACTGATAGTGAGGCCTACGCTTGA
- the LOC137385539 gene encoding serine/threonine-protein kinase 3-like: MSRKGDLSKLSDDHLARPPDEVFDIICKIGRGSYGSVYKALHKESGQMLAIKQVPVLQDLQEIIKEISIMQQCDSPYIVKYYGSYFKDKDLWIVMEYCGAGSVSDIMRLRRKVLTEGEIATILSYALKGLDYLHQRNKIHRDIKAGNILLNTEGHAKLADFGVAGQLTDTMAKRNTVIGTPYWMAPELIQEIGYDCLADIWSLGITAIEMAEGKPPYGDVHPMRAIFTIPTRPPPSFRDLDNWSAEFIDFVSLCLVKNPQERTNASDLLKHEFVRNAQPCSTLQKMISEAKEIQVAQQNEGADDDDEEEEEDEVDGGTMIRTSAADTVATDAGTMIINPTADSTMIRNSTPTATMTSELGTMVINEEETNEGTAKLPAYMAHFDKQDAEERENKSKENSRNNADSNWSRGSSGGLFAQSLDGNFDSLNNLTYEELQERLKLIDPEMEREIEELNRRYEAKRTPIIQAIDAKKRRLQNF, encoded by the exons ATGTCAAGAAAAGG AGACCTGAGCAAATTGAGTGACGATCACCTTGCGAGGCCTCCTGATGAAGTCTTTGACATAATATGCAAGATCGGTAGAGG GTCGTACGGCAGCGTGTACAAAGCGCTGCACAAAGAGTCAGGGCAGATGCTTGCCATAAAGCAGGTGCCCGTCTTGCAAGACCTCCAGGAAATCATCAAGGAGATATCTATCATGCAGCAGTGTGACAGTCCCTATATAGTCAAATATTATGGCAGCTATTTCAAGGACAAGGATCTCTGG ATCGTTATGGAGTACTGCGGTGCTGGATCAGTCAGTGACATCATGCGTCTGCGACGCAAAGtt CTAACCGAGGGGGAGATAGCCACCATTCTATCCTATGCACTCAAAGGCCTCGACTATCTCCATCAGAGAAACAAGATACACAGAGACATTAAGGCCGGTAACATCCTCCTTAACACAGAAGGACACGCTAAACTTGCAGACTTTGGTGTCGCTGGACAATTGACG GATACAATGGCCAAGAGAAACACGGTTATAGGCACTCCGTATTGGATGGCACCCGAACTCATACAGGAAATCGGTTATGACTGTCTCGCTGATATTTGGAGCCTCG GCATCACAGCAATAGAGATGGCAGAAGGAAAGCCACCCTACGGTGATGTGCACCCGATGAGGGCCATATTTACCATCCCCACCAGGCCCCCTCCATCCTTCAGAGATCTTGATAACTGGAGTGCCGAGTTCATAGACTTTGTTTCGTTGTGTCTTGTGAAAAACCCACAAGAGCGAACTAATGCATCTGACCTTCTCAAG CATGAATTCGTGAGGAATGCTCAGCCCTGCTCAACGTTACAAAAGATGATATCAGAGGCTAAAGAGATTCAAGTAGCTCAGCAAAATGAGGGcgctgatgatgatgatgaagaagaggAAGAAGACGAGGTGGATGGAGGAACAATGATACGAACGAGTGCAGCTGACACAGTTGCAACAGATGCGGGCACCATGATTATCAATCCAACAGCTGATAGTACGATGATTAGAAACAGCACTCCAACAGCTACAATGACCTCTGAACTCGGTACTATGGTCATCAATGAAGAAGAAACTAATGAGGGAACTGCTAAAT TGCCAGCCTACATGGCTCATTTTGATAAGCAAGACGCAGAAGAACGAGAGAATAAATCCAAAGAGAATTCAAGAAACAATGCAGATTCTAATTGGTCAAGGGGAAGCTCCGGAGGCTTGTTTGCTCAGTCACTTGATGGAAATTTTGACTCA CTGAACAATTTGACTTATGAAGAACTTCAGGAAAGACTAAAGCTGATAGACCCAGAGATGGAACGAGAAATTGAAGAACTCAACAGACGTTATGAAGCAAAACGCACTCCGATCATACAAGCTATAGATGCTAAAAAACGAAGGCTTCAAAACTTTTGA